The window TCTTGATCTAAGGCAGCAGAGCCGTCTAATACATCTCATTGTATTCTGCAAGACATGCACTCTTGTGCTCATAGATCAAACTGTTTCCTGTAATGACCTAAAGGTGGTGGGCTTGTCTAGCAATACTGTTCATCTTAGTGTTAGCTGCTAGCTAGCCATGCTTCAGCGTCTATATATACCTTTTCTAATCCAGAAGAAAGTAGTATAATATGGCCTGCTGTGCATTGCTGAAATCATATGTAAACTACAAGTTGTTTCTTTGGGACATCCCGCACTCTGATTTCAGCATCTCTGTGCCAAGAAGCAGACTCATTGCCTAACGCCCCCTGAAATGGGCTCAATGGAGCTGGGAAGGGCGCATGTCCAGAATTGAGCAGCATCAGACTCGAAGTGCAGATCACTACCCCAAGGACCAGTCTTGATCAGGTTTCGAGCACCTAATTCAAGAGGGGTAGAAAACCTGATCTGCGCAGCGAGGTGGAAAACTTGCTCGACCCGGTCTAGGCATCACTCGTTTGCTAAAAACAATGTGGCAAGGGGGGAGTTGAGGCGCAGTCCTTCGAGTGCCCCCAGAACAGGGGGGGGATGGAAGTTGGGGTGACAGCCCCCGAAAATGCTGCCGGCAAGATAATGCTGTTGGTCGGCCTACCGATCGACATGCCGGAAGTCATGTTTAACGAGGCGATGGAGGAAAACGAACAGCAGAGACATTGATTTGGCTGACTGATGATAATAAGATCCTTTTGTCTGAGGTCTGTTGGATGAGGTTCCTATCGAAGGATCGTGAAAGTCACCGTGAGGCATGTCGATTCGGTAAACGGGACGAGGTCTGATATGTCGCCGTGATCCCGAATTGCATCGCCTGTTGTCTCAACTGACAATTTTGCGCGGTCGCCAAACGGGCGAACAGTGGTTCCATGTGCCATATTTCAGACCTTGAGTCCATCTCACGATTTGGGATCAAGGGCCAGCCAGACCAACTAcagtcccctccccccgatCTGCAACTCCCCAAATTCCCAATACCATCTGTCCACATTACATCCACATCCAATCCATCATGAGATTCCTTTGCCTCCACGGCATGGGCACCAACTCGGACGTCTACGAGGCCCAGCTCGCGCCCAtcatcgcccagctcgacccGGGCCACGagttcgtcttcgtcgacggcctcgtcgactgCGAGCccgccgacaaggtcgacgCCATCTTCCCGGGCCCCTTCTCCTGCTACTACGACAAGCCCGTGCTCTCGCAGCTGCAGGACGTCTACGACGTCATCTACGAGGTCCTCCGCGAAGAGGGGCCCTTTGACGGCGTCTTCGGCTTCTCCCagggcggcgccctcgccgcctccctcaTCCTGCACCACCAGGCGACGAACCCCTACGGCCCAGACCTCTTCAAgctcgccgtcttcacctgCGCCAGCCTGCCCTTTGACCCGGAGTCGCACCTGCGCGCCGACAAGTACCACGCCACCGTCTGCCCCGAGACGGGCGCCGTCCGCGTTCGCGACTGGGCGGCCGACGAGCGCGTCGAGGCACTCCAGATCAACGGGTTCCTCAGAGACGCCGAGCCCGGAGACGTCGTCCTCCGGCGCTTCCATCCGGCGcgggagacggcgaggatcgCGGTGCCCACGGTGCACATCATGGGCGCGCGGGACCCCTTCTGCCCGCAGAGCCggctgctggccgagctctgcgCCGGGCCCGCGGAGATCGTGGCGCACCAGCAGGGACACCAGCTCCCGCGCGACTGGGGTTTCGCGAGAaaggcggcctcgtccatcgAGAACTGTATCCATAGGGCGCTATCAAGGTGTTAGGGGGTTGGGTACATTTGCTGGGTGTTGAGTGTGTCTTGTTTGTCTGTCTGTTCTGTCTGTTCACCATTCTGTATTTATCACTTGCACTAGAGAATGAATGAATTCAAATGCTATTGAGCATTCAACACCTCGAAACCGTGCTGCTCGTTGTTTGTTGGCGGGAACTTTGCTCTGCCACCTTAGAAAAAGACCAGGGGCCCTGCGGCCGGCGGCTAACTGCAGAACCAGCAGCTTACGGCAGGGATTCCGACGCATGTTTGGGTGAAATTAGTTGTTTTTAGAGGCTTCAGCCACACTCTGGGCACTCTGAGAAGAACGAACATCCTCGTCCAAGCTACGGTTGGGGACTCAATCGAGTAAATCGCGACGATGCTATCAGCGGGAGAGCGGTTCAACGTTTGCAGCATCAATTCAACTCAAACAACAAAGCAAGTTGTGAGATAATGTAAAAGGTACAATACTGGGCTATGATGCTGGGCTAGGCTATAATTCTAGACACTACCTTATCTCGTGACATACTCTAAGCAACGTTTCAAAAGAAGGTGGTGAATGGGAAGTAGGTTACGAAGCTGATCCTCCATTCCTCGCCCGCCAGTTCTCAAGAAACTCCCTCAGTGTGCGCCGCATCGCATCCATCAGCTCGATCGTCTGCGACTCGCGGAACCCCACATGGATCTTGTTCAGAATGGGGCGGAGCTCTGAGAGGTGAAACTCCATGATGGTGGCGTCCGTCTGGAGCTGCAACCGGTACTGCGTGCCGAGCTCCGGGGTGCGATCCCGCTCCGCCCCCGAGGGCTCAAAGGGCCCCATCCTGAGGTGATACGTCTCGACCACGGTCGATATgacggagccggcgaggagaaAGCAGGGGGAGGTCAGGTTGCTCCTGTTGTTGAGGAGATGGTTGAGCTGGGGGCCTCTGAGGATGTCGCACAGGGACGACACCAGCGGGAACACCTCCTCCAGGGAGCCCATCAACGCGGGGAGGTCCGGGGTGGCCTTGCATTTGTCGTAGTAGGTGTGCAGTCCGAAGAGTACGCTGGCCAGCTGCGGGTACGCCTCGATGAGGGCGTCGTTGCCGTCATCCGGGGTCGATTCTCGGCTGCCGACGACCCCCAGCTGCTTCTCCTGTGCTAGGCCGACACCGTGCATGCCGTTCATCGCGGCGACGCCGAACTCTGCATCGGGCTGGAATGACAAGTTACCCGAGCTCGAGGTGTCGCTCGAGTCCTCGAAGAAGAGGTTTATGGGCGCCATCTGTCCGGCAGGGTCATGAATGGCGGTTAGTGGCACCGGGCTGTGGCTGGAATACGGcggtggtgctgctgtcgGCCACGAGATGTCGAATGTGGAGTCGTCTGGTCTTTTGTTTCCGGCCCGTCAGCGATCGTTTGTTGAGGGACAACGGCTccctttgggggggggggggggggagaaggaagtTTCATACATGAAGGAATCCGACTGAAAGGGGAATGAACACAGGCTCGTCTCCAGGGTCGAGAGGTAGTCGCTCATCCCCAACGGCTCAGCGATGCCGTTGCCGACAACAGGTTGGCCCATTAGTTCGGTCCCGACACCGTCGATTTGCTGCAACCGGCCCCGCtccggcgacgccggcgcggcTTTCGGGATGCCGGACGCCGAGTCCGCCGACGATTGCCGTCTTTTGCGCGGGGATGCGTCCTGCACGGACGCGGAGCGCTTGCCCGATTGCTGCTTCTGCGCCGGCGATTTCTCGGGCGCCGTTGCGCGAGGCCTCCCCATCTCGCTTCTCCTGAGACGGCGGTCAGCGTCAACATTGATTCTTTCCAACACACGGCAAGGCGAAAAGGAGATGACAGGCTTCTTCGGGGGGGGTttcaattttttttttcatgTGTGCAGTGATGTTTCGAGATCTCCGTCTcgcagagagggaggggaggtgcAGGTACAAACTAACGGTGAATATTTGCAAATCTGACCCTTCCGGCGGCAGTTGGCGCAGGCGCCGGCACCCTCTGAGGGGCACTTGGTCTTGAGCTTGTGACAAGCGTCGCACG is drawn from Colletotrichum destructivum chromosome 6, complete sequence and contains these coding sequences:
- a CDS encoding Putative serine hydrolase FSH, alpha/Beta hydrolase — its product is MRFLCLHGMGTNSDVYEAQLAPIIAQLDPGHEFVFVDGLVDCEPADKVDAIFPGPFSCYYDKPVLSQLQDVYDVIYEVLREEGPFDGVFGFSQGGALAASLILHHQATNPYGPDLFKLAVFTCASLPFDPESHLRADKYHATVCPETGAVRVRDWAADERVEALQINGFLRDAEPGDVVLRRFHPARETARIAVPTVHIMGARDPFCPQSRLLAELCAGPAEIVAHQQGHQLPRDWGFARKAASSIENCIHRALSRC
- a CDS encoding Putative zn(2)Cys(6) fungal-type DNA-binding domain-containing protein, giving the protein METVLRNACDACHKLKTKCPSEGAGACANCRRKGQICKYSPRSEMGRPRATAPEKSPAQKQQSGKRSASVQDASPRKRRQSSADSASGIPKAAPASPERGRLQQIDGVGTELMGQPVVGNGIAEPLGMSDYLSTLETSLCSFPFQSDSFIPDDSTFDISWPTAAPPPYSSHSPVPLTAIHDPAGQMAPINLFFEDSSDTSSSGNLSFQPDAEFGVAAMNGMHGVGLAQEKQLGVVGSRESTPDDGNDALIEAYPQLASVLFGLHTYYDKCKATPDLPALMGSLEEVFPLVSSLCDILRGPQLNHLLNNRSNLTSPCFLLAGSVISTVVETYHLRMGPFEPSGAERDRTPELGTQYRLQLQTDATIMEFHLSELRPILNKIHVGFRESQTIELMDAMRRTLREFLENWRARNGGSAS